The segment AAATCGTTGCCCCATGTTTCGACTGGCGTAGTAGCTGCAGGCACCGGAGCCTGCTCTTCTTGATCATAACCTCCAGCATCATGTTGAAGTAGGTGATGCCCTGCAGGCGCAGATGGACGTGCGGCAGCTTGGGCACGAGGGCAGCACTTACCAAACCCGGCACGCCCATCAGACAGTAGTAGTGCAGCCGGCCGAACACTTTACTATTTGGGAGAGCAGGAGGTGATCGTCAGTGGGAATGAATAAAGCGTGGCATATAGACACGGaggcaaagaaaaaggaagcgATCCTACTAGAGTAAGCACTGCAGCGTCAACCCACTGATGGCCTGGATGTACGTTTTGAACGAAATTGACGCGTAGCCCAGGATATGATTGAACCAATACTCTGCCGTGTAGCCGCCTCCCTTAACCAGCGGCGGTATCTGCGTGTTTGAGTGTGAAAGGATGCTTTGATTGTAGTGTACTGTTTTGATTGGCGATGGTGCTGCCTTCACGGCTCCACTTACCACCAGCAGCGTGAGGTATAGCTTGTAGCTACCGGGCAGGAGCGTTTTCGTGATGCCGACGAACGACTGCCAGCAGGTCGCGTACTCGGGATGGCACAGATCGCGACAGGAGCGGCCCGCCGTCACTCGGTAGAAGCACTTGCTCAGCTCGGACATTGTTTTGCACTACGCCACGTCCTACACCATCGACTTGGTACGTCTAAATGTGgcgtttgtttgcttcgttCAGCCGGGCGATGGTGCTTGCAAATTATGCACACCGTCGAACGAAAGGTCATTGACATGGAGCCGCGCAATGCTTGGGACAGGCCGGTTTCCGTCACACGATCGTAGCGGTGGCAGCAACAGTGGCCCTCTGTTGGCGCATTGGTACCGAACTCGACACACAGATGACACTAGTATGCTCGAACTCAGCACGGATCTAACGTTTCTTTGGTTGAAATCAGGTAATTAGCTGTACAACACCTTAGCAAACAATATCACTCGCATTACGGAGGCTTCATAACAACGAATAGTAAAATCTTCCCTTCCTTAGCACAGCTAGCTTTAAACCATTGATGTAATATTAACACTTATATAGAAAACTACGTAGAACAGTTGAGAATAGGGAGACGGGGATAAGAACATGGTAGGAACCAATGCGTCGTCGGCGACTCAATGTGGGGCAAGATATCGGGCAGCAAAGTTTTCTGATGCAGTTCGAGAGCTAGAATAGACGAGAGCAAGCAAATTGAAAGGTCAACAAAAGTCCATGAAGCAGACTTCAAAGATTCTAAGCCGGCACACTCACGCATAATTCGAGCATATGTCGATAAACTTGTGGGCAAATTTGGACATGGCCCATGGGTAATAGGCACGGGAGTACGTAACGTAGCACATGGAGGCGATCCACACGAGCGAGGAAAAGGAGATACGATCGAGTCGTTGTACCAGCGCAACCTTGGCGTACTTCTCCGCCAAAAAGTTCCAGTGTgtctgggaggaagaaaacaAGACCGTTTCTTAGAACGATTCCCAGAGAGAGCATAGGCTCTGAGGACTTCATGCAATGCTTACCTGCGTCAGTGCACAGACAGCTAGGTTGAAGATGTTGTAACTCGGATACACGCCGTACCAGCAGCCACTGGCGAAACCGGCCACGGTGCTATCATACTCCTTCACCTGCTGTCGGTGCCTTGCCAGCAGACACGATACCAgctgtgcaaaaacaaaaaaagcaaatcaaaATGCAATAAACTTAGCTGCCATCAAGAGGGACTTGCGCAGTAGAGCAGTGCGCAACTCACTTTACGTGAGTGGGTCATCCATTAGTTGCCCTTGAACCGTTTTGGCGGTTTAATGTGAGCGAGAACTTCCGCGAGAGCCTCTCATTAATCAACACTTACCCGAAAAGTTCCGTTGTACAGCGTCAAGAACAGTATCAACCGGTAGCGCAGACGAAGTAGCGAGCGCATCCTTTCCGCTGGAGTCTGCTGCCACTGGCCTACCGTCACTATCAGCCGTCTTGCCAGCTCTAGAATCGCGCCAAAGGTGAAGTACGTGCGCATGCCGCTCAGTACGTAACGTGCGCAGGTAGGCTCCTGATGGAAGCAAACCCGTCGGCACGGATGTTCGTCCCCGTTAAGCTTCTGCTCGGCCGTCGCGTCGCTGCGGTTCCGTCTAATTGGCTGGATGAACCAAAACTCCGTCCGGTGGCGCGTTTTGCGTGCGTACCGTGCAATGCCAGCACTGAGCAGCATAAAGCAGACCGTCCCCATGACCCGAGACTCGCGCATCCACTCGATCACTTTGCTTTCGCGCGACTTGATCCAGCACTCGAGATTCTGTGCGTTGTGAGGTGGGACAAATTTAGAGCGGAATGACACAGTAGGCTCGCGCGAAACCCCTAAACGGCCTACCCACTTACCGCCACGAAGATGGCCTTCGCGTGGGTCGTCTGCACGTATGCGGGCATCAGAAACATGGCACAGGACCCGAGCAGCGGTGCCAGTGAGACGGAGAAGTTGTCATGGATCCGGCCCGTCGTGCGCATCATCAGACAGAACGCACCGGTCCAGCAGTTGGCGACGCACAGCGCGTTCAGCATCATGGCGGCGAACTCACGCGTCGTCTGCTCGACGCTCGCTAGCGAAGCGGCCCGTCGATGGTAGatgagcaacagcagccggaGCACCGAGATCGGCAGGAAGAAGTGTACGTTCGACCGGACCGTACCAAGCAGGTTACGCCACGCGAACTGGCCACAGTCGACGCCCGGATGCAGTATCTCCCGGCAGGTAGCACCCGTGAGCGCCTGATCGAAGTACTTGCTAAGCGCCGACATCTCCACGGCAGACTTGaacgctgttgctgctgctgccgtagGCCTGCTCGCTCACTACACTAATGGGATGGTGCGGTGTCGCACCGTACCCTGGAAGCTAACGTTTGACGGCCCCGTCTTCTGTGTGACCCCGGCTGGAGGGGTGGGGGACGAGTCTGACGATGGCCGTACTGTCGCAGAGTGGAGCAATGTCGCGAAGCAAATTCGGCCTGAACTCAACTACACCTTAGCATTAATTACCCGTCAAACCTATCGCGTGTGCGCGTGGAGTTACTACGAGCAGTTGGATTAGCGCGTATCGttgtctctctatctctctctctctctcttcctctttatctctttccttctctttctctctctctgtttctcctTCTACAAATCGCAAGGGTGTAACGGAAGCggtataaaaaaaagtaaactgAAACCTCTCTCGGTCAGCTAAACACTTGGAAGTATAAATGCATGGTAATGGTAGAAAATCGGTACATCGACAATCGACAACAACCGTCCGGCAGCGCTTCTATGCGCACGGCAAGTACAAATTCTCTCCCTGCCACCGTTCCTCTCACCCGAGCTGCTGTTAAGTTAGGGGTTGTCCGGGCGAGGTCGTAACAACAACAGACACAGACGATTCACACAAACCGGTAAGCAATTTCAAATTCTCTCAAATTTAGCGATTTGTTACGATCTCCGTTGGGATGGCGTGTACGGTAACGTCAGTCGCAGTTTGATAAGACAAAACACATTCGCATGACGAAATCAATTTGCCTTTGCTTTATGGGGCTCTAGTCGTGTGGAGAGAAACGTTTAATTTGTACATTAAAGCCGTCGGTTACAAACGTGTAGTTGTACCACACCCCCAACCTCCCTGCATAAAACACAAACTCAGACAGCGTGCGGGTTTTTTTGGCGCCCAAGAATTACTTGTTTATAGAGGGCGCTTTAACGATTTTTCTGGCCTTGTAAAAGAGCGCTAGCAATCTCTTTAAATCTTCATCACACCTGTGAACTGTACCAGTGACGATTTCGATTACACACACTAGCAGACCCTTCTATCGTTGTGAGATGCCTGTGGCAAGGTAGTACAACCACGTCCAGAAACATGCATTAAACAAGGAAAAAATGAGTACTTGTGTGTCATAGACCcacacgcaaacaaaaaacaacaacagccttCCAAATAACCTCGTGCCCTTGAGCGAGCGGTTAGTTTTGCCCGCGTCTGCAAAGGTGAACGTAGTGCtattgagtgtgtttttttatatccaCCAGTGTAACTGCTGACGCTGCCAGCCGAGAGTGGTCATCTTTGTGCTTCACACGTGCGATGTGGAGAATATTTACCATTGCAAACGGCCGCTTAGGACAGCAGCGTCATAAACTGGACGCTCCTGCAAATAACACACACGGTTCGAGGCGGACGCatgattttttattcttttttgtgcGTACAGACAGGTGTGTATACATCACTGTTTCGTATGCGTTGGAGATACTTTTTTGAGTCTCTTAGCGTACACAAATCGGAGCCTGGAAAAGTGTGTACCCCGTTTTGGTAGAAACGTACAATATGTAATGAACACTCAATCATGTAGGCAGCCGATTGCTGGATTACGGGTTgcacaaatgcacacacacatgggtgTAAATCTTCCATCTTCTAAGCTACGGTAACTCAACGCCTGGCTTGGGATGATAAATGTAAACCCAGCGCAACCGCCGCCCCGCATCTCCTTAGAGTTCCAAGCAGCGCAGACGTCCCCGGGAAGTCATCGATATAGATTTGTGGCGAATTTTGGGCACAACCGGGGTGGCGCCCCGTACTAACCATCTTCGATCTGGAGGCATGCAGATATGTACCTGTGTACCTCGATCTGGAGGCATGCAGATATGCAGGGAGAAACGAGAAGCCGTTCAAATTAAGCCGTTTGAAATCGAACACAGTTGCCGTTGCCGGGCACTAATTTAAATTAGCTGTCGTCGGGCTTTCTGCCCCACCCCGTGTCATGGCGGCGGCaaacgtggctttttgatttATGATTCATATCTGCTAAATGGATGCCCCGGTGCCTGACAAACATTCGGGTTGCTACTGATGCTGCCTGTGCCTGCCGAGCGAGTAGTCTATCGGCCACGTACCAGATCTCTCAATACCCACCAATGCCACAATACCTGGAGGGTAGAGCGAAAGAGATAAAGGGCAAGAAGCCTTCCGGGCGCGATCCAGGATTTCTGGTGAAAGGCCGTTACCGAACGCCATATCCAATTATCGTTGGCAATTTAAAGTCAGTACGTAGACCCATCTCCCCCTTTGCTTGTGGCAGTGCATTAGGCTCTGCCGAAAAGGTACACCAAAGTCGTACTGCTTttctttgccgggcgcatgaGGGATGAGatttcaaaaattgatgccatGCTAATCAAAGACAAATCTGGTAGCATCGGAGTGGTGCAAAGAACGGAGCCTCTTTTGTGATGCCGACAACCACACCGATCTAAAATAGGTACGGATGCGATCCAACCTCAGCCCTTCTCTGTACAGTGTTGGTGTGCATGCATCGGTTACTGGGATGTAATCATGTTACAAACAAATCTCACTTGCATGCAAACAAACGGCTTCTAATGAGTTTGTGTCTAGCCCCAGCCAAGCTTCTGGTCCGCCTTCAAACGCTCCAGAAGTGCGGAACCTTCGCCAGGGTCCCGCCCGGTGACTCTGTGTATTCATTTCAAATTGCTACTTTGCCCCCAAACCTTCTTCCCCCTCCTCACCACTCCCCATCGTCATCTTCAAATCCTTGGTTCAATTAGTTCAACAACTGGCTTCCATCTCCCTTcctttctctccctccctgGCTCTCTAAAACCCCCTAATTGCATGATATTCACAACCTTAGAAAACCTACTTGGCAAGAAACGAAGTACACCGTGtcgaagggggagggggcgatGGACTATTAATCGAAATCGTCAATCGAATTTGAGCCCGTCTTGTCCCGCGCACATTTGTCTTCAttgcatctgctgctgctacttcctGCTTCATCGCTTGGTCCGTGTGGCGGGGGCCTGTATGTCATGGCCGCGGAACGATAATGATGCGCGCTGCTCccggatcatcatcatcattccggTTTTCGGCATTGGCGATAAACTCACCGATAATGTGCTCAATAAACATCCGGCCAAACGCCGAGAATTGTTGTCtgcttgcatgtgtgtgtgtttgtgtgtatgtggggaGCGAAATGTAGCGGAATCAAGTGGAAGCTAAACACGAACACCTCCCTGGAACCGGCTGGATGCATCCGGCTGCCTGGCACCGGAGCAGTTAATTACTTTGCAGCAGAAGCTACAGTCtgagtatgtgtgcgtgtgagtgtgtgtatgtgtgccaaAGCATCTTCCAGGCGGTCGTGGTGGCGAACGACGGCGAACAGCCGAAGAAGATCCTGATATATGTGGAGAATATTATTCATTATGTAAACATTAATTTGATGATAAGAGTAATTTGCACTTGACAAATTATGGCTATATTTTAAGACATTAGGTTTGCGGCCCGTGCAAACGCACCGTCCGTGGGCCTGCTGCGTTTGAGGACGGTCCGTGTGCCGGGCGCGTTGCATGCTTTCAGGCGCCCGAACCGGATGACGCGCCCGGTCGAAGGAAAAGCCCCAAACTAATTCGATTACCATTATCGTTAAGTGCCTTTCTGGGGTGACGGGGGGAGCGCTAGGCGCTTCCAGGCATTTGGCCGCAATctcgcgcacatacacacacatacacacaagccgAGAGCTACCGAACGGTTGATTACCGGAACCCGTGCTAGGTTTCCGGCGACTGTTTTGAATAATCATTACCGGCCAACGCCGGAGATTGGGCTTCCGATGGGGAAGGGGCGGGATGGGTGGACGGGAGTTCCTCGGAATCGGGCGCCTGCATTGATTTTCCTTCGGGCGTCCATCGATTTATCAATTTGTCCGTGTCCCAGTCGGTCCCAACCCGGCACTAAATTGCCCGTCCCACGTTAAATGGCCTCCTAAACGCCCTAGCGTTGTTGAGCGGGAAGCCCGAAGCTCAACCAGGGCATATCATAACAAACCGTCAACAAATGCCACACAATCGATGGCGCTAAACGAGTCGTAAAAGGGCGAAAAACCATCAAAATTGCTTGCTACGTTTGGGCACACTAGCAACGGTTTCCAGCATGTGTGAATGAATGagcaaaggaaacaaaacaaaacaaaaaagctaacAGGGGGCAGCAATTAACGTCACCTCGTGTCCCGCCGCGTAGACACGCAAGCTCGCACGGATGCATCATCATCCGGTTTGCAGATTGTCGAATGTAATGCCCCGAGAGAGATGCGCATCTTCGCCACCATGACGATGGCATTTCCACTGTTTGGTTTCTCCTAACGACGGTGGTGCGAAATCTTTCATATCCCAAAGGGACGCACACAGACGTGCGTAAAATCCATCGAAGTCACTGAACCCCGATCAAGCCGGAAGGATCAAATCGCGGTTGTGACACTGCCTTAGCGAAATGCCAACACACTCGGCGCAGTTTAGCCCGCCGACGGGCAAACGTTGCCTGGGCCATTGTGTCTTCAAGAATCGTTGTAAGGAGAGTGAGAAGTGgggtcgtgttttttttttcgctgctgtagtttttccttttccattaGCTTTTTCCCCTCCCTTTTgttgtggatttgtgtttgTCGCCCTAGCCGGTGCGTGCGATGCGGGTCCATTTATTCACCCCATGCCCAAACATTCGCGCCCGGGCAAGATCTTAATGTTAGGTTTATGAATTACAAATTTCCGCCTGCTAATAGGCAACGCTTCTTTCCGCTGCAAGTCCTTGGGCACCCCgccgtttgtatgtgtgtgtggttgtgcttgttttatgttttactaTCGATTGTATTTTACTCGAAAATTCAACAAGCAGACGAATGAACAGAAGAAGGgataaagagaaagagaacagaagaaaaaaaacacaaccaaaatC is part of the Anopheles gambiae chromosome X, idAnoGambNW_F1_1, whole genome shotgun sequence genome and harbors:
- the LOC11175780 gene encoding uncharacterized protein LOC11175780; protein product: MSALSKYFDQALTGATCREILHPGVDCGQFAWRNLLGTVRSNVHFFLPISVLRLLLLIYHRRAASLASVEQTTREFAAMMLNALCVANCWTGAFCLMMRTTGRIHDNFSVSLAPLLGSCAMFLMPAYVQTTHAKAIFVANLECWIKSRESKVIEWMRESRVMGTVCFMLLSAGIARYARKTRHRTEFWFIQPIRRNRSDATAEQKLNGDEHPCRRVCFHQEPTCARYVLSGMRTYFTFGAILELARRLIVTVGQWQQTPAERMRSLLRLRYRLILFLTLYNGTFRLVSCLLARHRQQVKEYDSTVAGFASGCWYGVYPSYNIFNLAVCALTQTHWNFLAEKYAKVALVQRLDRISFSSLVWIASMCYVTYSRAYYPWAMSKFAHKFIDICSNYASRTASENFAARYLAPH